One Polynucleobacter sp. SHI8 genomic window, AAGAATATTTTTTTTTGACAATTTTGGCATGAACGAATCATCTCGCTGATTGACGTCCAAACTCTTTGAAAGAGAGGTGTTAATGACACCTCATCCAACTTAGACGGCTAAACGTTTACGGCCCTTAGAACGACGAGCATTAAGAACTTGACGACCACCTCTAGTTTTCATGCGAACACGA contains:
- the rpmH gene encoding 50S ribosomal protein L34; its protein translation is MKRTYQPSVTRRKRTHGFRVRMKTRGGRQVLNARRSKGRKRLAV